The Bacteroidales bacterium genome segment AGAAGCAGGTTGCCTTCCAGACCAAAAACCTGGATGGCGAGCCGGAGATTCTTCTTTGGCTGATACAGGTCGTTCGAAAGGTAGATACCATGATCCCCGTAGTTATAAATAGCATGAACGGGTTCACATGCTTTCATGGTACCAAAAAATGCACTGTTGGGAGTGAGGTAGTAATCATAGAGCTGCCAGTAAAGTTTTGGCCAGGCGGCGTTGAGCATCCACTGGATGATCCCTGTGGCCTTTGCCTTGTTGACGGCAAACGCTTCGAACATGGGACGGATGGCTTCATAGTTCATCAGCTGGGCTTTCTTCACAAACTCTTTCAGATCCCGGGAAGGCCCATAGCGCATATCCATGGCATGCCGGTAACGGTTGATGGTATTGAATTCGTTTCGTCCGCAGTGGTAATCCCAGTAATCATTGACAGGCCACATTTTACCGGAGGGAAACATTTTCTGCAGGGTTTCAATGGGCGGAATCTGCGGTCCGGGGCCTGTCTCGGTATTGAATCCGTAGGCACCTCCATGCAGGGTATCCACGTACCAATAGTTGGGCGTAACATAGTCATAGGGTCCTTCCATCTTCACTCCGGTTGGGCCGGAAACTTCGCTGGTTCGTCTGGAGCAGGAACCCAGGGTTGG includes the following:
- a CDS encoding glycoside hydrolase family 2, yielding PTLGSCSRRTSEVSGPTGVKMEGPYDYVTPNYWYVDTLHGGAYGFNTETGPGPQIPPIETLQKMFPSGKMWPVNDYWDYHCGRNEFNTINRYRHAMDMRYGPSRDLKEFVKKAQLMNYEAIRPMFEAFAVNKAKATGIIQWMLNAAWPKLYWQLYDYYLTPNSAFFGTMKACEPVHAIYNYGDHGIYLSNDLYQPKKNLRLAIQVFGLEGNLLLNDSVTTEIQEYSSRKVYDLPAMQPDVKVYFLNLRLTDDSGSPVSENFYWLSAKEDVLDEAKSEWFVTPNSSFADFTALNRMPAATLEGKTTSAEKDNMTTLTITLKNASPVVAFFTELKLKNRATNELILPVYWSDNYVSLLPGSSKSITVQYKTRSLQGGKPVIEVAGWNVAQFTIE